A single window of Tolypothrix sp. NIES-4075 DNA harbors:
- a CDS encoding adenylate/guanylate cyclase domain-containing protein, which translates to MKYQVLDRIFNKALSLRKFERLELNENFCIIDTSEQVQRFAHRPEEVMLGKDVRLSFPEFIGIEDILISILQGKQELFELESIKRFSEDKSDIYINIYILSEAGENESDNRLVILLEDITEKIFFQQNHKQKVNESNLLLHTLVTYKNYMDQVITSMADAFLVTTNCGKIKKVNRAAQKLFGFSEQELINQPISLIIEDNFLLQKAITQHSLYHKYFQNIELVCRTKKREKLLIAFSCSVIQKKIDGLEDIVYIGRDITARERRQQRHAVQYAITRILSESQSVKQAISKILQAICENLGWDLGQLWTANEYLTTSASREKKDKINPILRCVEMWSSRTISVREFKAIAWQTTYTLGDGFPGRIWARRSPLWTRDIVHSSDFSRTQKAVATTLHAAFGFPIMDDNEVLGVMVFFSREVQPKDVDLLQMMGSISSQIIHFLKHKQASELLLESEERYRDLFENANDLIQSVNAYGRFEYVNRAWRETLGYSEAEVTQMNVFDIIHPDFQSSCRQMFYRVLSGEKIEQFPATFVTKYGQKIFVEGNINCKLVRGKPVATRGIFRNITQRLEAEQALHHQQKQTEGLLLNILPEAIANRLKQPGTIAEDFADITVLFADIVGLTEIASSVSAIQLVKLLNQIFSSFDRLSDQYNLEKIKTIDDGYMVVGGLPRHRADHASAIALMALDMQSAIAQFNAKNQQNFSIRIGIHSGSAVPAPIGIKNLTSDWEDTVNIASRMESQGFTNKIQVSETTYQHLRDEFLFEKRGEIEVKGKGMTTYLLIGRKVMGNG; encoded by the coding sequence ATGAAATACCAGGTACTAGATCGAATATTTAACAAAGCTTTGTCTTTACGCAAATTTGAACGTTTGGAACTTAATGAGAACTTCTGCATTATAGATACATCCGAGCAAGTTCAACGATTTGCCCATCGCCCTGAAGAGGTGATGCTAGGAAAAGATGTCCGGCTAAGTTTTCCGGAATTTATTGGGATTGAAGATATTCTCATCTCTATCTTACAAGGAAAACAGGAACTATTTGAATTAGAAAGTATTAAACGCTTTTCTGAAGATAAATCAGATATATATATCAATATATATATTCTTAGCGAAGCAGGTGAAAACGAATCTGATAATAGATTAGTTATTTTGCTTGAAGATATTACCGAAAAAATATTTTTTCAACAAAACCACAAACAGAAAGTTAATGAATCTAATTTATTATTACATACGTTAGTCACTTACAAAAATTACATGGATCAAGTTATCACTTCAATGGCAGATGCCTTTTTAGTGACAACTAACTGCGGAAAAATAAAAAAAGTAAATCGAGCCGCACAAAAATTATTTGGATTTAGCGAACAAGAACTAATAAATCAGCCCATATCTCTAATAATTGAGGATAATTTTTTACTACAAAAAGCGATTACGCAGCATTCATTATATCATAAATATTTTCAAAATATAGAATTAGTTTGTAGAACTAAAAAACGAGAAAAGCTGTTAATTGCGTTTTCTTGTTCAGTTATTCAAAAAAAAATAGATGGCTTAGAAGATATTGTTTATATTGGTCGGGATATTACTGCTAGAGAGCGTAGACAACAGCGTCATGCAGTACAGTATGCCATAACCCGCATTTTATCAGAATCTCAAAGCGTCAAGCAGGCAATATCGAAAATTTTGCAGGCAATTTGTGAAAATTTGGGATGGGATTTAGGGCAACTTTGGACAGCAAATGAATATTTAACCACATCAGCGTCTAGAGAAAAAAAAGATAAAATAAATCCTATACTCAGATGTGTGGAAATGTGGTCGAGTCGAACAATCAGTGTTCGAGAATTTAAAGCGATCGCATGGCAAACTACATATACCCTTGGTGATGGTTTTCCGGGTCGAATTTGGGCAAGACGTTCCCCCCTTTGGACTAGGGACATTGTGCATAGTTCTGACTTTTCGCGAACGCAAAAAGCTGTTGCCACAACATTGCACGCCGCATTTGGTTTCCCGATTATGGATGACAACGAAGTTTTAGGCGTGATGGTTTTCTTCAGTCGAGAAGTGCAACCAAAAGATGTAGACTTACTACAAATGATGGGATCTATTAGTAGCCAAATTATTCATTTTTTGAAACACAAACAAGCAAGTGAGCTTCTTTTAGAAAGTGAAGAAAGATATCGAGATTTATTTGAAAACGCTAACGACTTGATTCAGTCTGTTAATGCTTATGGTCGTTTTGAGTATGTCAATCGTGCGTGGCGAGAAACTCTCGGATATAGCGAAGCTGAAGTTACTCAAATGAATGTATTTGACATTATACATCCGGATTTTCAATCTTCTTGTCGGCAAATGTTTTATCGTGTCCTGTCAGGAGAAAAAATAGAGCAATTTCCAGCTACATTCGTTACTAAATACGGTCAAAAAATCTTTGTAGAAGGAAACATAAATTGTAAATTGGTGAGAGGAAAACCAGTTGCAACTCGCGGCATTTTTCGTAATATCACCCAGCGACTAGAAGCAGAACAAGCACTGCATCATCAACAGAAACAAACTGAAGGTTTGTTGCTGAATATTTTGCCAGAAGCAATAGCTAACCGTCTCAAACAACCAGGCACAATTGCCGAAGACTTTGCTGATATAACAGTTTTATTTGCAGATATCGTTGGCTTGACAGAAATTGCTTCTTCTGTAAGTGCGATTCAACTGGTAAAGTTACTCAACCAAATTTTTTCTTCTTTCGATCGCCTCAGCGACCAATATAATTTAGAGAAAATCAAAACCATTGACGATGGTTATATGGTAGTTGGTGGTTTACCCCGACATCGCGCAGATCATGCTAGTGCGATCGCGCTAATGGCACTCGATATGCAAAGTGCGATCGCTCAATTTAATGCTAAAAATCAGCAAAACTTCTCCATTCGTATCGGCATCCATAGCGGCTCCGCAGTTCCCGCACCAATCGGTATCAAAAACTTGACTTCCGACTGGGAAGACACCGTAAACATCGCCAGCCGCATGGAATCCCAAGGTTTTACCAACAAAATTCAAGTATCAGAAACCACTTATCAACACTTGCGTGATGAATTTTTGTTTGAAAAGCGCGGTGAAATCGAAGTTAAAGGTAAAGGGATGACAACTTATTTGTTGATTGGGAGGAAGGTAATGGGGAATGGGTAA
- a CDS encoding VOC family protein, which yields MLPSTTSSPTLVAGNLRRVHHIALNVHDMQASRHFYSTILGLHELTGEEVPKTLVELVAQGKVANFVTPDGTILDLFWEPDLSPPDPNPLQTFTRAYHLAFDIEPQLFEQAVTVLRENKIAIAHGPVTRPTGRGVYFYDPDGFMIEIRCDPDDVNR from the coding sequence ATGCTTCCTAGCACTACTTCCAGTCCTACCCTTGTTGCCGGAAATCTGCGCCGCGTACATCATATTGCCTTAAATGTGCATGATATGCAAGCTTCCCGCCACTTTTACAGCACAATTTTGGGTTTGCATGAACTTACAGGGGAAGAAGTTCCCAAAACCTTAGTTGAGTTGGTAGCACAAGGTAAAGTTGCCAACTTCGTCACTCCAGATGGGACAATCCTCGATTTATTTTGGGAACCGGATTTATCACCACCCGATCCAAATCCTCTTCAGACGTTCACTAGAGCATATCATTTGGCGTTTGACATTGAGCCGCAATTATTTGAGCAAGCGGTGACAGTACTAAGAGAAAATAAAATAGCGATCGCACACGGTCCAGTCACCCGTCCCACAGGTAGAGGCGTGTATTTTTACGACCCCGATGGCTTTATGATTGAAATTCGTTGCGATCCGGATGATGTAAATAGGTAA
- a CDS encoding fasciclin domain-containing protein — MADIIDTAVNAGSFGTLVAAIKAAKLVDTLKGAGPFTVFAPTDEAFAKLPAGTVDALLKDVPKLTKILTYHVVSGKVLAADVVKLKSATTVEGSDVKIDASNGVKINDATVATPDVAADNGVIHVIDTVLIPA, encoded by the coding sequence TTGGCTGACATTATTGATACCGCTGTAAATGCTGGTTCTTTCGGTACCCTAGTTGCTGCAATCAAAGCTGCTAAATTGGTAGATACTCTTAAAGGCGCTGGTCCGTTCACCGTCTTTGCACCTACTGATGAAGCATTCGCAAAGCTTCCAGCAGGCACAGTAGACGCACTACTTAAGGACGTTCCCAAACTCACGAAAATCCTGACTTATCATGTCGTTTCCGGCAAGGTCTTGGCTGCTGACGTGGTTAAGCTAAAATCAGCGACCACAGTTGAAGGAAGTGATGTGAAAATTGACGCTTCTAACGGCGTGAAGATAAATGATGCCACTGTTGCAACACCAGATGTTGCTGCTGATAACGGTGTCATTCACGTCATTGATACTGTGTTAATTCCCGCGTAA
- a CDS encoding class I SAM-dependent methyltransferase, with the protein MKFKLKDNFVFLTVGIILILCSWLLNPTLSPTAPTASATYQYKSIHSPDGIGKFYQGREIAQVMGHTGASWLERPSREAEEQPSKIVNAIDLKPNDVVADIGAGTGYLSFRIAPLIPQGKVFAVDIQPEMLDIIKSLKKEKNISNVEPILATESNPNLPPESVDLAIMVDAYHEFEYPYEVMQGIIKALKPGGRVVLVEYRAENPFVMIKALHKMSQKQVKKEMQAVGLVWRETKNLLPQQHLMVFEKPQT; encoded by the coding sequence ATGAAATTTAAACTAAAAGATAACTTTGTATTTTTAACCGTAGGCATCATACTAATACTGTGCAGTTGGCTGCTTAACCCTACGCTGTCACCAACTGCACCTACAGCATCCGCAACATATCAATATAAGTCTATCCACAGCCCAGACGGTATCGGCAAGTTCTACCAAGGACGAGAAATAGCGCAAGTTATGGGACACACCGGTGCTTCATGGCTAGAAAGACCAAGCCGAGAGGCTGAAGAACAGCCTAGTAAGATAGTAAACGCGATCGACCTCAAACCTAACGATGTCGTTGCAGACATTGGCGCGGGTACAGGTTATTTAAGCTTTCGCATTGCCCCGTTAATTCCTCAAGGAAAGGTGTTTGCTGTCGATATTCAGCCAGAAATGTTAGATATAATTAAGTCTTTGAAAAAAGAGAAAAATATCAGCAACGTTGAACCGATTTTAGCAACGGAGAGTAACCCCAACCTACCGCCTGAAAGTGTCGATTTGGCGATAATGGTTGATGCTTACCACGAATTTGAGTATCCCTATGAAGTGATGCAAGGAATTATCAAAGCCCTTAAACCTGGTGGTAGAGTGGTTTTGGTTGAATACCGAGCTGAAAACCCCTTTGTGATGATTAAAGCTTTGCACAAGATGAGTCAGAAACAAGTAAAAAAAGAAATGCAAGCTGTTGGTTTGGTTTGGCGCGAAACCAAAAACTTGCTACCACAGCAGCATCTAATGGTCTTTGAAAAACCGCAGACATGA
- a CDS encoding metallophosphoesterase family protein, whose amino-acid sequence MKLISDPPIPVKIQKMKERVRWNHSSIVSRGIDQTSMILDDGRDDRPDFSFMVIGDTGTKSHYGKHPQRKIAELMLTQRDSCRFVLHTGDVIYVVGSHEYYRSNFIEPYREFLENGKNPKSIRYDRMVFNLPILPVLGNHDYYDVPLMYRWLTGTTQPLRRMFRYKDIEIGWHGSYQGNAYAKAFLDYLQAIASGKELERHLDKHYTAKSDTGRCLRYQPGHFTRLPNRYYTFRYGGIDFFALDSNTFNEPLPLPATKEGEINRRELEKRRREIDQEESEILGLCDRLNPDNPFEAEQLDELSAKLDQINEIKVDIEKQLASHKLSAIDFEQLEWLKQRLIESWHTSDVRGRIIYFHHPPYVTESNKWHQAQTLAVRRRLRACFDAVALQVGSLTQGRSIVDLILNGHAHCLEYLRTADTGYADSHINCIISGGSGHFPRSQRQEGRELMETFEEIEDSYSRKIADSLLYVGREDYKAHRRLPYSFVRIDVQSGFPPKFIIRPFVAERVGENWSDRAMDAFVI is encoded by the coding sequence ATGAAGTTAATATCCGATCCACCGATTCCAGTGAAAATCCAAAAGATGAAGGAACGAGTGCGATGGAATCATTCGAGTATTGTCTCACGCGGAATTGACCAAACGAGCATGATTTTGGATGACGGTAGAGACGATCGCCCAGATTTTTCTTTTATGGTTATCGGTGATACTGGCACAAAGTCGCATTATGGCAAACATCCTCAACGCAAAATTGCCGAATTAATGCTGACTCAGCGGGACTCTTGCCGTTTTGTGTTGCATACGGGAGATGTAATTTATGTGGTCGGTTCCCATGAGTATTATCGCTCAAACTTTATTGAGCCTTATCGCGAGTTTTTGGAGAATGGCAAGAATCCTAAAAGCATTCGTTACGATCGCATGGTCTTCAATTTACCAATATTACCAGTGCTGGGCAATCACGATTACTACGATGTACCGTTGATGTATCGCTGGCTGACCGGAACAACGCAACCTTTACGGCGGATGTTCCGCTATAAAGATATTGAGATAGGCTGGCATGGTTCGTATCAAGGCAATGCTTATGCAAAAGCATTTCTTGATTATTTGCAGGCGATCGCTTCTGGGAAAGAGTTAGAGCGTCACCTCGATAAGCATTATACGGCAAAAAGTGACACCGGGCGCTGTTTGCGTTATCAACCCGGACACTTTACCCGCTTGCCCAATCGTTATTATACTTTTCGTTACGGCGGTATTGACTTTTTCGCTCTCGACTCGAATACTTTTAATGAACCATTACCGCTGCCGGCAACGAAAGAAGGAGAAATTAATCGCCGGGAATTAGAAAAACGTCGGCGGGAAATAGACCAAGAAGAATCAGAGATTTTGGGATTATGCGATCGCCTCAACCCAGATAACCCCTTTGAAGCCGAACAACTCGATGAACTCAGTGCCAAATTAGACCAAATCAACGAAATCAAAGTTGACATCGAGAAACAACTTGCATCTCACAAATTGTCTGCGATCGACTTTGAACAACTCGAATGGTTAAAACAAAGATTAATTGAATCTTGGCATACTTCAGACGTGCGCGGACGTATAATTTATTTTCATCATCCGCCCTACGTCACTGAAAGCAATAAATGGCATCAAGCGCAAACATTAGCAGTTCGTCGTCGCTTGCGTGCTTGTTTTGATGCGGTTGCCCTTCAGGTTGGTTCTCTAACTCAAGGACGTTCGATAGTCGATTTAATCTTAAACGGTCACGCGCACTGCTTAGAATATCTCCGCACCGCTGATACTGGATACGCAGACTCGCACATCAACTGTATTATTAGTGGTGGTAGCGGTCATTTTCCCCGTTCCCAACGCCAAGAGGGAAGAGAATTGATGGAAACTTTTGAGGAAATTGAGGACAGTTATAGCCGTAAAATTGCCGATTCGTTACTTTATGTTGGTCGCGAGGACTACAAAGCACACAGGCGATTGCCTTACTCATTCGTGCGAATTGATGTACAATCCGGTTTCCCACCCAAGTTTATCATTAGACCGTTTGTGGCAGAGCGAGTTGGAGAAAATTGGAGCGATCGCGCAATGGATGCGTTTGTGATTTAA
- a CDS encoding ABC transporter ATP-binding protein: MRTQKKRNALRQSLSVFRYSGRAVNLVWTTSRFLTIILATLTLVAGLLPAAIAYIGKLIVDAVIFAAQSHTYGSDFVNSYHPLMYVGLEAIAVALLAATQRGLTVCQSLLRVLLGQRVNVLILEKSLTLDLTQFEDSEFYDKLTNARREASTRPLSLVTRTFGLVQSALSLITYGALLVKFSVWALLVLILAGMPAFFVETKFAAQAFRLFSWRAPETREQHYLETLLAREDFAKEVKLYQLGNMLLGRYHDLFNRLYGEDRDLTLRRGLWGYLLSLLSTAGFYIAYAWIVIETVALRISLGDMTMYLTVFRQGQSTFSGALTSIGGMYEDNLYLSNLYDFLEEEVPTARGKATKGVKPGDGIRFENMTFTYPGSSQPALRNISLHLRPGEKLAIVGENGSGKTTLIKLLTRLYYPDSGRILLDGLDLQEWDVDVLRRRIGVIFQNFVRYQFTVGENIGVGDVERLEDRELWEIAAEKGMALPFVEKLPAGFTTQLGKWFKGGQELSGGQWQKIALSRAFMRDGADILVLDEPTSAMDAQAEFDIFNHFRALTKNQMVLLISHRFSTVRMADKIVVIENGEVTEQGTHDELLQAGGRYAKLFLLQAAGYQ, encoded by the coding sequence ATGAGGACTCAAAAGAAACGAAACGCTCTGCGTCAATCACTTTCCGTATTCCGCTACAGTGGACGTGCTGTCAACTTGGTGTGGACTACTAGCCGCTTTTTAACTATTATTCTTGCCACTTTAACTTTAGTGGCTGGTCTTTTGCCGGCGGCGATCGCCTACATCGGTAAGTTAATTGTCGATGCGGTCATTTTTGCCGCTCAATCGCATACATACGGTAGCGATTTTGTCAATAGTTATCATCCGCTGATGTATGTAGGCTTAGAAGCGATCGCTGTTGCTTTATTAGCTGCTACTCAACGAGGACTTACCGTCTGTCAATCTTTGTTGCGGGTGTTACTCGGTCAACGGGTCAACGTTCTTATCTTGGAAAAGTCCCTCACTTTGGATCTCACCCAGTTTGAGGACTCGGAATTTTACGACAAATTGACTAATGCGCGGCGGGAAGCTTCGACTCGTCCCCTTTCTTTGGTAACGCGCACATTCGGCTTGGTGCAAAGCGCTCTTTCACTTATAACATATGGAGCTTTGCTTGTCAAGTTTTCTGTTTGGGCATTGCTAGTTCTAATTTTAGCGGGGATGCCTGCATTCTTTGTAGAAACGAAGTTTGCGGCACAAGCTTTCCGGCTGTTTAGTTGGCGGGCGCCAGAAACCCGCGAACAGCATTATTTAGAAACGCTGCTGGCTAGAGAAGATTTTGCCAAGGAAGTCAAACTCTATCAGCTAGGGAATATGCTGTTAGGGCGTTATCACGATCTATTTAATCGGCTTTATGGCGAAGACCGCGATTTAACTTTGCGTCGGGGCTTGTGGGGATATCTATTAAGTTTACTTTCTACTGCTGGTTTTTACATCGCCTATGCTTGGATTGTCATAGAAACGGTAGCGCTTAGGATTTCTTTGGGAGATATGACGATGTATCTTACCGTGTTTCGCCAAGGACAAAGTACTTTTTCCGGGGCGTTGACTTCTATCGGCGGGATGTATGAAGATAACTTGTATCTCTCTAACCTGTACGATTTTCTCGAAGAAGAAGTACCAACGGCAAGAGGTAAAGCGACCAAAGGTGTTAAACCTGGTGATGGTATTCGTTTTGAGAACATGACATTTACCTATCCCGGAAGTTCGCAACCGGCGTTGAGAAATATATCTCTACATTTGCGACCGGGTGAAAAACTAGCGATCGTTGGTGAAAATGGTTCTGGGAAGACGACTTTAATTAAACTGCTGACTCGTCTTTATTACCCAGACTCCGGACGCATCTTACTAGATGGCTTAGACTTGCAAGAATGGGATGTTGATGTGTTGCGCCGGCGTATTGGTGTAATTTTCCAGAACTTTGTTCGCTATCAATTCACCGTTGGCGAAAATATCGGTGTCGGTGATGTGGAACGATTAGAAGATAGAGAACTTTGGGAAATTGCAGCGGAAAAAGGAATGGCATTACCTTTTGTAGAGAAGTTACCCGCAGGTTTTACAACTCAACTTGGTAAATGGTTCAAAGGTGGACAAGAACTTTCTGGGGGACAGTGGCAAAAAATAGCTCTTTCTCGTGCTTTTATGCGAGATGGTGCAGATATTTTGGTTTTAGATGAACCTACATCAGCAATGGATGCTCAAGCTGAGTTTGATATTTTCAATCACTTTCGCGCTTTAACCAAAAATCAGATGGTATTGTTAATCTCTCACCGCTTTTCAACAGTGCGGATGGCTGACAAAATCGTGGTAATTGAAAATGGCGAAGTGACTGAACAAGGAACTCACGATGAGTTATTGCAAGCTGGGGGACGCTATGCGAAGTTATTCTTATTGCAAGCAGCCGGGTATCAGTAG
- a CDS encoding aspartyl protease yields MIPGFFGENGELYFEINLIAADGSDIKVNALLDTGCTDWLVMDIQDVESLEWSYVREQIRQTARGEAEFYLYQGNVCFDGQEFTIPALAGEEITEVLIGLPWLENRRLVVDRKASLLTLGED; encoded by the coding sequence ATGATTCCAGGCTTTTTTGGTGAGAATGGAGAGTTATATTTTGAAATTAATTTGATAGCTGCCGATGGTTCGGATATCAAAGTTAATGCTTTGCTAGATACTGGATGTACTGACTGGTTGGTAATGGATATTCAAGATGTAGAAAGTTTGGAATGGTCTTATGTTCGGGAACAAATAAGGCAGACAGCACGAGGGGAAGCAGAATTTTATCTTTATCAAGGAAATGTTTGCTTTGATGGTCAAGAATTCACTATCCCTGCCTTAGCTGGTGAAGAAATTACTGAAGTTTTAATTGGGTTGCCTTGGCTAGAAAATCGCCGATTAGTAGTAGATAGAAAAGCAAGTTTGCTGACTTTGGGCGAAGATTAG